A region of Nerophis ophidion isolate RoL-2023_Sa linkage group LG28, RoL_Noph_v1.0, whole genome shotgun sequence DNA encodes the following proteins:
- the LOC133545420 gene encoding zinc finger protein OZF-like encodes MQTEEPQPSHIKKEEECSQTTHIKEEEEDTLTSHFKEEVVDPLSPHIKEEKVDPPTSLFKEEKEDPLTPHFTKESVDPLTPHIKDEEEDPLSPHVKEEEEEHSISQQGEHLEELEEVDVTNMPVTGVPMKSEGDKVKGESEEKREAEPPSSSSTQHMTTEADGDHCGGSQADKLLAPLSDSEDTTSHSPDTDDEDSKDDKTCHTDNTHFKCSLCDKTFKSLRNMKRHTITHTGEKPLSCSVCGQGLTHRHYLKVHMRIHTGEKPFSCSECGKSFVRNESLKAHMRTHTGEKPFSCTVCGKYFAHKQHLEIHMRIHTGEKPFFCSECGKSFVRNQNLKEHLRTHTGEKPFLCTICGKDFTNSKHLKRHMRTHTREKPFSCSICGKDFTQRDDLKKHMRIHTGEQPFSCSICAKDFTRRHHLKKHMRIHTGEQPFSCSICGKDFTQRDHLKIHMSTHSGEKPFSCSECGKAFLRRSNLKRHMITHPGEKVLSCSVCGERFSYKYQCKKHKCAGENSSSK; translated from the coding sequence atgcagacggaggagccacagccctcccacattaagaaggaagaggaatgcTCACAGACCactcacatcaaagaggaagaggaggacacaCTGAcatcccattttaaagaggaagtggtggatccactgagccctcacattaaggaggaaAAGGTGGATCCACCTACATCCCTTTTTAAAGAGGaaaaggaggacccactgacaccccattttacaAAGGAATCggtggatccactgacccctcacattaaggacgaagaggaggacccactgagccctcacgttaaagaggaagaggaggaacacagcatcagtcagcaagGAGAGCATCTTGAAGAACTGGaagaggttgatgtcaccaacatgccagtgactggtgtccctatgaagagtgaaggtgataaggtcaaaggtgagagtgaggagaagagagaggcggagcctccaagcagcagctcaacacaacacatgacaacagaagctgatggagaccactgtggaggatcacaagcagacaagctcttagctccactatcagatagtgaggacacaacgtcacactctcctgacactgatgatgaagactctaaagatgataagacatgtcacactgacaacactcacttcaagtgttctctctgtgacaaaacttttaaatcTCTTCGTAATATGAAAAGACACACgataacacacactggagaaaaacctcttTCATGTTCAGTCTGCGGTCAAGGTTTAACTCATAGGcactatttgaaagtacacatgagaattcacactggagaaaaacccttttcttgctcagaatgcggtaaaagttttgtaagaaatgaaagtttaaaagcacacatgagaacacacactggagaaaaacctttttcatgtacAGTCTGCGGTAAATATTTTGCTCATAAGCAACATTTggaaatacacatgagaatacacactggagaaaaaccttttttctgctcagaatgtggtaaaagttttgtaagaaatcaaaatttaaaagaacatttgagaacacacactggagaaaaaccttttttatgtacaatctgcggtaaagattttactaatagtaaacatttgaaaagacacatgagaacacacactagagaaaaacctttttcgtgttcaatctgtggtaaagattttactcagagggacgatttaaaaaaacacatgagaatacacactggagaacaacctttttcatgttcaatctgtgctaAAGATTTTACTCGGAGgcaccatttaaaaaaacacatgagaatacacactggagaacaacctttttcatgttcaatctgtggtaaagattttactcagagggaccatttaaaaatacacatgagtacacacagtggagaaaaacctttttcctgctcagaatgtggtaaagcttTTTTACGAAGAagcaatttgaaaagacacatgataacacacccaggagagaaagtgttgagttgcagtgtgtgtggtgaaagattctcttataagtaccagtgtaagaaacacaagtgtgctggtgagaacagcagcagcaaatga